One window of Myxocyprinus asiaticus isolate MX2 ecotype Aquarium Trade chromosome 6, UBuf_Myxa_2, whole genome shotgun sequence genomic DNA carries:
- the LOC127442938 gene encoding gastrula zinc finger protein XlCGF8.2DB-like, translated as MEFIKEERVDMSDPNPCRVKNEETEQQIDLMEVKEESQELTLEEKLQCEEPHFRTEEKTFNGSETENLSQKRHRRTGAHVFFTCLQCKESFSSKEQLMGHFWVHSGEKPLQCNQCEKSFVQKESLKNHMRVHTGEKPFQCDQCGKSFRYKVSLKNHMSIHTGGKPFQCDQCGKSFVQKSGLKIHMSIHSGEKPYKCDQCGKSYLHKENLNEHIRLHTGERPFTCPQCGKSFTMRASFQNHMRIHTGEKPFTCLQCGKHFAHKGNLEAHTRIHTGEKPFTCLQCGKDFIHKGNLEVHTRIHTGEKPYTCPQCGKSFTYRANLVRHMKMHSGEKIHHCSKCGKSFSEGSLQTQLKRHENERPHMCSYCGNLL; from the exons ATGGagtttattaaagaagagagAGTGGACATGAGTGATCCAAACCCTTGCAGAGtgaaaaatgaagaaactgagcAACAAATAG acctgatggaagtgaaagaggaaagtcaagaactgacaTTGGAGGAGAAACTTCAGTGTGAGGAACCTCATTTCAGAACTGAAGAAAAAACTTTTAATGGCTCAGAGACGGAAAATTTATCACAAAAAAGACATCGAAGAACTGGAGCCCATGTTTTTTTCACCTGCCTTCAATGTAAAGAGAGTTTCTCGTCTAAAGAACAACTTATGGGTCACTTTTGggttcactctggagagaagcctttacAATGCAATCAATGTGAAAAGAGTTTCGTTCAGAAAGAAAGCCTTAAGAAtcacatgagagttcacactggagagaagcctttccaatgtgatcagtgtggaaagagtttccgTTATAAAGTAAGCCTTAAGAATCACATGAGCATTCACACTGGAGGGAAGCCTTTCCAATgcgatcagtgtggaaagagttttgttcAAAAATCAGGCCTTAAGATTCACATGAGcattcactctggagagaagccttacaaatgtgatcagtgtggaaagagttactTGCATAAAGAAAACCTTAATGAGCACATTAGACTTCatactggagagaggcctttcacatgccctcagtgtggaaagagtttcacaatgAGAGCAAGCTTTCAaaatcacatgagaattcacactggagagaaacctttcacatgccTACAATGTGGAAAGCATTTTGCACATAAGGGAAACCTTGAGGCTCAcacaagaattcacactggagagaagcctttcacatgccttcaatGTGGGAAGGATTTCATACATAAGGGAAACCTTGAGGTTCAcacaagaattcacactggagagaagccttacacatgccctcagtgtgggaagagtttcacatATCGAGCAAATCTTGTAAGGCATATGAAGATGCATTCAGGAGAGAAAATACACCATTGTTCTAAGTGTGGCAAGAGTTTCAGTGAGGGAAGTCTCCAAACACAACTGAAAAGGCATGAAAATGAGAGGCCACACATGTGTTCTTATTGTGGCAACTTATTGTAG